One genomic window of Vulgatibacter sp. includes the following:
- a CDS encoding LysR substrate-binding domain-containing protein, whose amino-acid sequence MRISTHLHDAMTFDLELLRAFLAVVDCGSFTAAGVRLHRTQSTVSQQIRRLEEMTGRHLLDRTTRNVVPTEDGERLLGYARRILELNDEARQALAAPPSEHVARIGVPDDFSADRLTQTLATFANAHQRLRLEVTSALSRELRRLYDEGELDLALIKQHKGPSPARHTWAERLCWVDSRKHPTFGRDPVPLVVFPRSALYREEVIASMEALGRRSRISYVSQSLASLQAAVADGLGVSLLPARAVLDRHRVLGPETGLPSIETIEIALYHPPEADAVILQLAEQLSLIVEAATELELASTGA is encoded by the coding sequence ATGCGGATCAGTACCCATCTGCATGATGCGATGACCTTCGATCTCGAGCTGCTGCGGGCCTTCCTGGCGGTAGTCGATTGCGGCAGCTTCACCGCGGCCGGCGTCCGCCTGCACCGCACCCAGTCGACCGTCAGCCAGCAGATCCGGCGTCTCGAGGAGATGACCGGCAGGCACCTGCTCGATCGCACGACCCGGAACGTCGTGCCCACCGAGGATGGCGAGCGCCTGCTCGGTTACGCGCGCCGGATCCTCGAACTCAACGACGAGGCCAGGCAGGCGCTCGCTGCGCCGCCGAGCGAGCACGTGGCGCGGATCGGCGTCCCCGACGACTTCTCGGCGGACCGCCTCACCCAGACCCTCGCCACCTTCGCGAACGCCCACCAGCGGCTGCGGCTCGAGGTCACCAGCGCCTTGAGCCGCGAGCTGCGCCGCCTCTACGACGAAGGCGAGCTCGATCTCGCCTTGATCAAGCAGCACAAGGGACCTTCGCCAGCCCGGCACACCTGGGCCGAGCGGCTCTGCTGGGTCGACAGCAGGAAGCATCCGACCTTCGGCAGGGATCCCGTCCCGCTCGTCGTCTTCCCGCGGAGCGCGCTCTACCGCGAGGAGGTGATCGCCTCGATGGAGGCGCTCGGGAGGCGCAGCCGGATCAGCTACGTCTCGCAGAGCCTGGCGTCGCTGCAGGCCGCGGTGGCGGACGGCCTCGGGGTCAGCCTGCTCCCCGCCCGCGCGGTCCTCGATCGACACCGCGTCCTCGGCCCGGAGACCGGCCTGCCCTCCATCGAGACCATCGAGATCGCGCTCTACCACCCGCCGGAAGCGGACGCGGTGATCCTGCAGCTGGCAGAGCAGCTCTCGCTCATCGTCGAGGCGGCCACCGAGCTGGAGCTCGCCTCCACCGGCGCCTGA
- a CDS encoding catalase: protein MKNHLTTEAGAPVTDDRHAQTAGAGGPTLLQDHHLLEKLARFNRERIPERVVHAVGSGAYGHFEVTSAALATYTRAKLFSAVGKRTKVFVRFSTVAGSKGAADTVRDPRGFAVKFYTEEGNWDLVGNNTPVFFIRDGIKFPDFIHSQKYDPFTNRQEPDNAWDFFSHTPEATHQFVWLHGDRGIPASLRHMDGFGSHTFGLVNEQGERFWVKFHFKTDQGIRCLTSAQAAMVGGRDPAFHQKDLYDALERGDFPSWTLKVQIMPAADAATYRYDPFDLTKVWPYADYPLIEVGRLVLDRAPDNYFAEVEQAAFNPGNFVPGIGPSPDRMLQARLFAYGDAHRYRLGVNHTRLPVNEPKGVEGGARNYGRDGAMRFDGNGGRARNYEPNGYGGPAPTGERYEHALPVAGVTGPQDHPVHRENDDFVQAGALYRVMTEPEKERLIANLAGSLGQVSRPDVIDRSLTWFAKADEDLGRRLAAAVAAVQRARAQPAGAAASVQER from the coding sequence TTGAAGAACCACCTGACCACCGAAGCGGGCGCACCGGTCACCGACGATCGGCACGCCCAGACCGCCGGCGCCGGCGGCCCCACCCTGCTCCAGGACCACCACCTCCTCGAGAAGCTCGCGCGCTTCAACCGCGAGCGGATCCCCGAGCGCGTCGTCCACGCCGTGGGCAGCGGCGCCTACGGCCACTTCGAGGTGACGAGCGCGGCGCTGGCGACATACACCCGCGCGAAGCTCTTCTCCGCGGTGGGCAAGAGGACGAAGGTCTTCGTCCGCTTCTCCACCGTCGCGGGCTCGAAGGGCGCTGCGGACACGGTGCGGGATCCCAGGGGCTTCGCGGTGAAGTTTTACACCGAGGAGGGGAATTGGGATCTGGTCGGCAACAACACGCCGGTCTTCTTCATCCGCGACGGGATCAAATTCCCCGACTTCATCCACTCCCAGAAATACGACCCCTTCACCAACCGGCAGGAGCCCGACAACGCCTGGGATTTCTTCTCGCACACGCCGGAGGCGACCCACCAATTCGTCTGGCTCCACGGCGACCGCGGGATCCCCGCCTCGCTCCGCCACATGGACGGCTTCGGCTCGCACACCTTCGGCCTCGTGAACGAGCAGGGCGAGCGCTTCTGGGTGAAGTTCCACTTCAAGACCGACCAGGGGATCCGCTGCCTCACCAGCGCGCAGGCGGCGATGGTGGGCGGCAGGGATCCCGCCTTCCACCAGAAGGATCTCTACGACGCCCTCGAGCGCGGCGACTTTCCGTCCTGGACGCTCAAGGTGCAGATCATGCCGGCGGCGGATGCCGCCACCTACCGCTACGATCCCTTCGATCTCACCAAGGTCTGGCCCTACGCCGACTACCCGTTGATCGAGGTGGGCAGGCTCGTCCTCGACCGGGCGCCGGACAACTACTTCGCCGAAGTGGAGCAGGCGGCCTTCAACCCGGGCAACTTCGTTCCGGGCATCGGCCCCTCGCCGGATCGGATGCTGCAGGCGCGGCTCTTCGCCTACGGCGACGCGCACCGCTACCGCCTCGGTGTCAACCACACCCGCCTGCCGGTGAACGAGCCGAAGGGCGTGGAGGGCGGCGCCCGCAACTACGGCCGCGACGGCGCGATGCGCTTCGACGGCAACGGCGGCAGGGCGCGCAACTACGAGCCGAACGGCTACGGCGGACCTGCGCCCACCGGCGAGCGCTACGAGCACGCGCTTCCCGTCGCCGGCGTGACCGGCCCGCAGGACCATCCGGTGCACCGGGAGAACGACGATTTCGTGCAGGCCGGCGCGCTCTACCGGGTGATGACCGAGCCCGAGAAGGAGCGGCTGATCGCCAACCTCGCCGGCAGCCTCGGCCAGGTCTCGCGGCCCGACGTGATCGACCGCTCGCTCACCTGGTTCGCGAAGGCCGACGAGGATCTCGGCAGGCGTCTCGCCGCGGCGGTTGCAGCGGTGCAGCGCGCCCGTGCCCAGCCGGCGGGCGCGGCGGCGAGCGTGCAGGAGCGTTGA
- a CDS encoding M66 family metalloprotease, with translation MKSDRSMLLRTPATVLLALVLAACGSGSDAAPEEGGSAGVGGSGGAGGSGGTGGQPEPEPEPEPEPEPEPEPEPEPEPEPEPEPEPEPEPEPEPEPEPEPAPTWKLASFSCTPGTGIVPFDATCTWSIDAPDDDAIACTLVIDGEMLAIPDCRSDSSHSLRLGSAGEVDLTLAARDRKGNEQRKDSTVRGNAARAPVIDSFSASTTTGTAPLSTRFSWSISDPNGDNLRCTVDFDGNGTVDETIDPCTSASTASHTYVTAGTFDARLTVRNGRGLEAARTRTITASPAPEPEPEPEPEPTPGPIVGDLRITRGEWGQSVILEDLVLVASKDALLRLYVLGSTSGIGGVTVRAEAFAGSSSLGTLSLSGPSTPPTSEDPSNLAQQYRAVVPASWVQPGLRIDVQVDPANQLAETNESNNTLVLQPTVESRAELPVTVVPIRYDGMTGRATSFSQKVTELWPVPGVDILVRAPYTYTPGSNGFQLSEVLQQVYSLRRADGSSRYYMGMVPGMPTYGTVGLGYIGQPVSVVKDDSSATPELVAHELGHNFGIQHAPCGTSGDANYPYSNATLGSWGWNATTSSLVSPSNYRDVMSYCGPKWVSDWNYELAQSFLRRNPPAASAPYATPAPALSLLVSGSVGEAGVSLDPIHRVLVQPEVQAGDWTLELRTASGKVEVPFELMQLDHDDDGTLRFAVTVQEPGEEILDLSIRWQGHPVLDRAALLPPVPAAAPSLQEEDGKLHLGWDAGTHRFAAVAWLHEGERTTLALRLKDGAATVDTTGLPPGGLFEVSLSDGRTAEHFVFER, from the coding sequence ATGAAGTCCGATCGGTCGATGTTGTTGCGCACGCCTGCAACGGTGCTTCTCGCTCTCGTGCTGGCTGCGTGTGGAAGTGGCTCCGATGCAGCGCCCGAGGAGGGCGGGAGCGCCGGAGTCGGCGGCAGCGGCGGTGCTGGCGGCAGCGGCGGTACCGGCGGGCAGCCCGAACCCGAACCCGAACCCGAACCCGAACCCGAGCCCGAGCCCGAGCCGGAACCCGAACCCGAGCCGGAACCCGAACCCGAGCCGGAACCCGAACCCGAGCCGGAACCCGAACCCGAGCCGGAGCCCGAACCCGCGCCGACCTGGAAGCTGGCCTCCTTCAGCTGCACCCCCGGCACCGGCATCGTCCCCTTCGACGCCACCTGCACCTGGTCGATCGACGCACCCGACGACGACGCGATCGCCTGCACCCTGGTCATCGACGGCGAGATGCTCGCCATCCCCGACTGCCGCAGCGACAGCTCCCACTCGCTCCGCCTCGGATCCGCCGGTGAGGTCGACCTCACCCTCGCCGCCAGGGACCGCAAGGGCAACGAGCAGCGCAAGGATTCCACCGTGCGCGGCAACGCGGCCCGCGCGCCGGTGATCGACTCCTTCTCCGCCAGCACCACCACCGGCACCGCGCCGCTCTCGACCCGCTTCTCCTGGTCGATCTCCGATCCCAACGGCGACAACCTCCGCTGCACCGTCGACTTCGACGGGAACGGCACGGTCGACGAGACGATCGATCCCTGCACGTCGGCGAGCACTGCCAGCCACACCTACGTGACGGCGGGCACCTTCGACGCGCGGCTCACCGTCCGCAACGGCAGGGGCCTCGAGGCCGCCCGCACCCGCACCATCACCGCCAGCCCGGCGCCGGAGCCCGAACCCGAGCCGGAGCCCGAGCCGACCCCCGGCCCGATCGTCGGCGATCTGCGCATCACCCGCGGCGAGTGGGGCCAGTCGGTGATCCTCGAGGACCTCGTCCTCGTCGCCTCCAAGGACGCGCTCCTGCGCCTCTACGTCCTCGGCAGCACCAGCGGCATCGGCGGCGTCACCGTCCGCGCCGAGGCCTTCGCCGGCAGCAGCTCCCTCGGAACGCTCTCGCTCAGCGGCCCCTCCACGCCGCCCACCAGCGAGGACCCCTCCAACCTCGCGCAGCAATACCGCGCGGTGGTGCCCGCCTCCTGGGTGCAGCCCGGCCTGCGCATCGACGTCCAGGTCGATCCCGCCAACCAGCTCGCCGAGACCAACGAGTCCAACAACACCCTCGTGCTCCAGCCCACCGTCGAGAGCCGCGCCGAGCTGCCCGTCACCGTGGTGCCGATCCGCTACGACGGCATGACCGGCAGGGCCACCTCCTTCTCCCAGAAGGTGACCGAGCTCTGGCCCGTGCCCGGCGTCGACATCCTCGTCCGCGCGCCCTACACCTACACGCCGGGCAGCAACGGCTTCCAGCTCAGCGAGGTGCTCCAGCAGGTCTACTCGCTGCGCCGCGCCGACGGCAGCAGCCGCTACTACATGGGCATGGTGCCGGGCATGCCGACCTACGGCACCGTCGGCCTCGGCTACATCGGCCAGCCGGTCTCGGTGGTGAAGGACGATTCGAGCGCCACCCCCGAGCTCGTCGCCCACGAGCTCGGCCACAACTTCGGCATCCAGCACGCGCCCTGCGGCACGAGCGGCGACGCGAACTACCCCTACTCCAACGCCACCCTCGGCAGCTGGGGCTGGAACGCCACCACGAGCTCCCTCGTCTCGCCGAGCAACTACCGCGACGTGATGTCCTACTGCGGCCCGAAGTGGGTCTCCGACTGGAACTACGAGCTGGCGCAGTCCTTCCTGCGGCGCAACCCGCCCGCTGCCAGCGCGCCCTACGCCACGCCGGCGCCGGCGCTCTCGCTCCTCGTCTCCGGCAGCGTCGGCGAGGCGGGCGTCAGCCTCGATCCGATCCACCGCGTCCTCGTCCAGCCCGAGGTGCAGGCGGGTGATTGGACCCTCGAGCTGCGCACCGCCAGCGGCAAGGTCGAGGTGCCCTTCGAGCTGATGCAGCTCGATCACGACGACGACGGCACCCTCCGCTTCGCGGTGACGGTGCAGGAGCCCGGCGAGGAGATCCTCGACCTCTCGATCCGGTGGCAGGGCCACCCGGTCCTCGATCGCGCCGCCCTGCTCCCGCCCGTCCCCGCTGCGGCGCCTTCCCTCCAGGAGGAGGACGGCAAGCTCCACCTCGGATGGGACGCAGGGACCCACCGCTTCGCCGCGGTCGCCTGGCTGCACGAGGGGGAGCGCACCACGCTCGCCCTGCGGCTGAAGGACGGCGCCGCCACCGTCGACACCACGGGCCTGCCGCCAGGCGGCCTCTTCGAGGTGAGCCTCTCCGACGGCCGCACCGCGGAGCATTTCGTCTTCGAGCGCTGA
- a CDS encoding glutathione S-transferase family protein, with protein sequence MLTLFFSPGACSLAAHILLEELGLPYEAQLVSLKDGAHKQPAYLAINPQGKVPALRFADGWILTQNPAILTHLAGLAPEAGLLPAEPRQAARALQIVASLSAEAHPAFGRVLKPAVFSADEAHAPQIREKGRADFQAKLQELDAMLSADGPWALGSSYSYADPFVHVFFRWASASQLDLASLPRMARISAAILERPAARRAMVAEGLIEA encoded by the coding sequence ATGCTCACGCTCTTCTTCTCGCCTGGCGCCTGCTCCCTCGCTGCCCACATCCTCCTCGAGGAGCTCGGACTTCCCTACGAAGCGCAGCTCGTCTCCCTCAAGGACGGCGCCCACAAGCAGCCCGCCTACCTGGCGATCAACCCCCAGGGGAAGGTGCCGGCGCTCCGGTTTGCCGACGGCTGGATCCTCACCCAGAACCCCGCGATCCTCACCCACCTCGCGGGCCTCGCGCCCGAAGCCGGCCTCCTCCCCGCCGAGCCGCGGCAGGCCGCCCGGGCCCTGCAGATCGTCGCCTCTCTCTCGGCTGAGGCGCACCCGGCCTTCGGACGGGTCCTCAAGCCCGCGGTCTTCTCCGCCGACGAGGCCCACGCGCCGCAGATCCGGGAGAAGGGGCGGGCGGATTTCCAGGCGAAGCTGCAGGAACTCGACGCCATGCTCTCCGCGGACGGGCCCTGGGCCCTCGGCAGCAGCTACAGCTACGCCGATCCCTTCGTGCACGTCTTCTTCCGCTGGGCGAGCGCGTCGCAGCTCGACCTCGCGTCGCTGCCGCGGATGGCCCGGATCTCCGCCGCCATCCTCGAGCGCCCGGCTGCGCGCCGCGCGATGGTGGCGGAGGGGCTGATCGAGGCGTGA
- a CDS encoding PQQ-binding-like beta-propeller repeat protein produces the protein MAARLGGALLLLLLGACDRIFTPPYPGQRSDLEGLASPIEMGKVRIGEEAAWDFSVRNTRSDAVVVDLRGRPPMRIEPGERFLLAPGEVRAVRISLTAAEPGPFAEYIGLQLEHDVKVIEVKGEAIEPCHPSCGYLADGRCQPHREGMTCSLETPCASAGLCAAGACVAEPLPDRTACESGCGEGSCLDGRCELGGVAAEPAWSFTRQGAFELGAQDGDRALLLARWTEAHASPFTIRSDGTLLTETHSVPVPQGRPVHLFEDAVAVWTSGAWRGYDLHTGAAIWPGQGIGGGREDAALRGLLLLLGGTTIRAIDPDYGVQRWSWSGRGSSGSMRTDDERLYFLGDGEVAAIDPATGATIWSWTPQGPAWGGIPDGTGGLVVAQHDRTVGAAETVHLDRRGIERWRRREEVVAGERYDHAIHVEHGAIFMQSGMVRSLDDGGRAYRVPVESLVPILAFAGPVANAWEVRCDDDCSGWLVGFRSADGAILYETSVPVGSPRLAPRADGHLVHWRGSTGNVQCVLDPEGDPLLGLDGARAGSGVGWLGEHWLTLRYDPQLQRSTLTGWHVPPAE, from the coding sequence ATGGCAGCACGGCTCGGTGGCGCGCTCCTCCTCCTCCTTCTCGGCGCCTGCGATCGGATCTTCACGCCGCCCTATCCGGGCCAGCGCTCGGATCTCGAGGGCCTGGCTTCACCGATCGAAATGGGAAAGGTCCGGATCGGCGAGGAGGCCGCCTGGGACTTCTCGGTGCGCAACACCCGCAGCGACGCGGTGGTGGTGGACCTCCGGGGCAGGCCACCGATGCGGATCGAGCCGGGTGAGCGCTTCCTCCTCGCGCCCGGCGAGGTGCGGGCGGTCCGGATCTCCCTCACCGCCGCCGAGCCCGGACCCTTCGCGGAATACATCGGCCTGCAGCTCGAGCACGACGTCAAGGTGATCGAGGTCAAGGGCGAGGCCATCGAGCCCTGCCATCCGAGCTGCGGTTACCTCGCGGACGGTCGCTGCCAACCCCACCGCGAGGGGATGACCTGCTCGCTCGAGACCCCCTGCGCCTCCGCCGGCCTCTGCGCTGCGGGCGCATGTGTCGCGGAGCCGCTGCCGGATCGAACGGCCTGCGAGAGCGGCTGCGGCGAGGGGAGCTGCCTCGACGGACGCTGCGAGCTCGGGGGCGTCGCCGCCGAGCCTGCCTGGAGCTTCACCCGGCAGGGCGCGTTCGAGCTGGGGGCGCAGGACGGCGACCGCGCCCTTCTGCTCGCGCGCTGGACCGAGGCCCACGCTTCGCCCTTCACCATCCGCTCCGACGGCACGCTGCTCACCGAGACCCATTCGGTCCCCGTGCCGCAGGGGCGGCCGGTCCATCTCTTCGAGGACGCGGTGGCGGTGTGGACCTCCGGCGCCTGGCGGGGCTACGACCTGCACACCGGCGCCGCGATCTGGCCGGGGCAGGGGATCGGCGGCGGGCGGGAGGACGCTGCGCTCCGCGGCCTGCTCCTGCTCCTCGGCGGAACAACGATCCGCGCGATCGATCCGGACTACGGCGTCCAGCGCTGGAGCTGGTCGGGGCGCGGCTCCTCCGGCTCGATGCGCACCGACGACGAGCGCCTCTACTTCCTCGGTGACGGTGAAGTCGCTGCGATCGATCCGGCGACCGGCGCCACCATCTGGAGCTGGACGCCGCAGGGGCCTGCCTGGGGCGGCATCCCGGATGGCACCGGCGGCCTGGTCGTCGCGCAGCACGACCGCACGGTCGGCGCCGCCGAGACGGTCCATCTCGATCGCAGGGGCATCGAGCGCTGGCGACGGCGCGAGGAGGTGGTCGCGGGCGAGCGCTACGACCACGCGATCCACGTCGAGCACGGCGCGATCTTCATGCAGAGCGGGATGGTGCGCTCTCTCGACGACGGGGGGCGGGCCTACCGGGTGCCGGTGGAGAGCTTGGTGCCGATCCTCGCCTTCGCGGGGCCGGTGGCGAACGCCTGGGAGGTGCGCTGCGACGACGACTGCAGCGGGTGGCTCGTCGGCTTCCGCAGCGCCGATGGCGCGATCCTCTACGAGACTTCGGTGCCGGTCGGCTCGCCGCGCCTGGCCCCCCGCGCCGATGGCCACCTCGTCCACTGGCGGGGCAGCACCGGCAACGTGCAGTGCGTCCTCGATCCCGAAGGCGATCCGCTGCTAGGCCTCGACGGCGCCCGGGCCGGCAGCGGGGTCGGCTGGCTGGGCGAGCACTGGCTCACCCTCCGCTACGACCCGCAGCTGCAGCGCTCGACGCTCACCGGCTGGCACGTTCCGCCGGCGGAATGA